The following are encoded in a window of Deltaproteobacteria bacterium genomic DNA:
- the lptB gene encoding LPS export ABC transporter ATP-binding protein translates to MRIERIQTLEAIELTKSYNSKVVVNQVSLKIHAGEVVGLLGPNGAGKTTTFYMIIGLIRPEHGKVLLNGDDIGWLPMYQRARRGITYLPQEPSIFKKLTVEENILAILETLGLSRDEKKRRLHALLNELNIASLAKNKAYSLSGGERRRVEITRALILSPSFILLDEPFAGIDPLAVIDIQNIIQQLKAKGIGVIVTDHNVRETLHACDRAYIVNEGKILEAGTPEKIVASKKARRIYLGENFRLEKRRTGKEKGETPEELRGR, encoded by the coding sequence ATGAGAATAGAGAGGATCCAGACCCTGGAAGCGATTGAGCTCACCAAGTCCTATAACAGCAAGGTGGTGGTCAATCAGGTGAGCCTCAAGATCCATGCGGGAGAGGTGGTGGGGCTCCTGGGTCCCAATGGTGCGGGTAAGACCACCACCTTCTATATGATCATCGGCCTGATCAGGCCTGAGCATGGGAAGGTATTGCTCAATGGGGATGATATTGGTTGGTTGCCCATGTACCAACGAGCCAGAAGGGGAATTACCTATCTCCCGCAAGAGCCATCGATCTTCAAAAAATTGACCGTGGAGGAAAACATCTTGGCCATATTGGAGACCTTGGGTCTGTCCCGTGATGAGAAGAAGAGGCGCCTCCACGCCCTTTTGAACGAGTTAAACATCGCCTCCCTAGCCAAGAACAAGGCCTATTCCCTCTCAGGAGGGGAGAGGCGAAGGGTGGAGATCACGAGGGCCCTCATCCTCTCTCCCTCCTTCATCCTCCTAGACGAGCCCTTTGCCGGCATCGACCCCCTCGCTGTCATCGACATCCAAAACATCATCCAGCAGCTCAAGGCCAAGGGGATAGGGGTGATCGTTACCGACCATAACGTTAGGGAGACCTTGCATGCATGTGATCGGGCCTATATAGTGAATGAGGGAAAGATATTGGAGGCAGGTACCCCTGAGAAGATCGTGGCCAGTAAAAAGGCGCGCAGGATATACCTCGGGGAAAACTTCAGATTGGAAAAGAGGCGCACAGGAAAAGAAAAGGGCGAAACCCCTGAGGAGTTAAGAGGCAGGTAG
- the rpoN gene encoding RNA polymerase factor sigma-54, with protein sequence MALEIKQDLRLSQQLVMTPQLQQAIKLLQLSQIELQEIVAQEIEENPVLEDDSGLEEREQVEATSETPDQIQDFDWEEYMESHSISTYTPPRADRDETPWENFLTRQVTLSDYLQWQLRMSPLTPQEEEIGVFIIGNIDENGYLQGSLEEVCGELHAEIKAVEEVLHTIQSFDPPGVGARDLRECLLIQLRGFTERDPLAEAIVETHLSYCKNRDYRKLANQLKVPLPQVLEAIKTISQLEPKPGRPFSPEEAKTIIPDVFVYKVEGEYTVVLNDDGIPKLRINPYYRQLLEADRGDAPRDYLKQKLKSALWLIRSIQQRQGTLYKVTKSIIKFQKDFIDKGIDYLHPLVLRDVADDIQMHESTVSRVTTNKYVHTPQGIYELKFFFSSKIGEGDEEVAAKRVQNLIKQIIAEEDPRRPFSDEKIGQFLKERHNITIARRTVAKYREMMKILSSSERKKVW encoded by the coding sequence ATGGCCTTGGAAATCAAGCAAGACCTCAGATTGAGCCAACAGCTTGTTATGACCCCCCAGCTCCAGCAGGCCATCAAGCTGTTGCAGCTGTCCCAGATAGAGCTCCAGGAGATCGTCGCCCAGGAGATAGAGGAAAACCCGGTATTGGAAGATGACAGTGGCCTAGAGGAGAGAGAGCAAGTGGAGGCCACCTCGGAAACACCTGATCAGATCCAGGACTTCGACTGGGAAGAATATATGGAGAGCCACAGCATCAGCACCTATACCCCGCCGAGGGCTGATAGAGACGAGACCCCTTGGGAGAACTTCCTCACCCGTCAGGTCACCCTGTCCGATTATCTGCAGTGGCAGCTAAGGATGAGCCCCTTAACCCCTCAGGAGGAGGAGATAGGTGTCTTCATCATCGGCAATATAGATGAGAATGGATACCTCCAGGGGTCCCTGGAAGAGGTCTGCGGGGAACTACACGCCGAGATAAAGGCGGTGGAGGAGGTGCTTCATACAATCCAGTCCTTCGATCCTCCAGGGGTAGGGGCGAGGGACTTGAGAGAATGTCTCCTCATCCAGTTAAGGGGGTTTACCGAAAGAGATCCCTTGGCCGAAGCGATAGTGGAAACCCATCTATCTTACTGTAAAAACAGGGATTACCGTAAGCTGGCCAATCAATTAAAGGTCCCCCTCCCACAGGTATTAGAGGCCATAAAAACCATCTCCCAACTAGAGCCCAAGCCAGGGCGCCCCTTTAGCCCCGAAGAGGCGAAGACCATCATCCCTGATGTCTTTGTCTATAAGGTCGAAGGGGAGTACACGGTCGTCTTAAATGATGATGGTATCCCCAAGTTGCGGATAAACCCCTATTATCGTCAGCTGCTAGAGGCCGACAGGGGTGATGCACCCAGAGATTACCTCAAACAAAAGCTGAAATCGGCACTCTGGCTCATCAGGAGCATCCAACAAAGACAGGGGACCTTGTACAAGGTCACCAAGAGCATCATCAAGTTTCAGAAGGACTTTATCGACAAGGGTATAGATTATTTACATCCCTTGGTCCTGAGGGATGTGGCCGATGATATCCAGATGCATGAGTCCACGGTAAGCCGGGTGACTACCAACAAATATGTGCATACGCCGCAGGGGATATATGAGCTAAAATTCTTCTTCAGCAGCAAGATTGGGGAGGGAGATGAGGAGGTGGCTGCCAAACGGGTGCAAAACCTGATCAAGCAGATCATTGCCGAGGAAGACCCACGCAGACCGTTCAGCGACGAGAAGATAGGCCAATTTCTAAAAGAGAGACATAATATAACCATAGCCCGTCGGACCGTGGCCAAGTATCGTGAGATGATGAAGATCCTCTCCTCCAGTGAGAGAAAGAAGGTATGGTAA
- the raiA gene encoding ribosome-associated translation inhibitor RaiA yields MQINMTFRHLELTPSLKDYIGEKLQKVKKYLHEPIEVHVVLSAEKFRHTIEVSIMADNGIIINGVESTEDIHAAIDNVMDKIERQIKKQLDKLKRPKTRGYDFKMHVLYSEEGDKEKRPKIIKSKNYSAKPMSMEEAIEQLKALENDFIIFTNDQTETINVIYRRKDGNYGLIEPE; encoded by the coding sequence ATGCAGATCAACATGACCTTCAGACATTTAGAGTTAACGCCTAGCTTAAAGGATTATATCGGGGAAAAGCTCCAGAAGGTAAAGAAGTACCTGCACGAACCCATCGAGGTCCATGTGGTCCTCTCCGCGGAAAAGTTTAGACATACAATAGAGGTGAGCATCATGGCCGATAATGGTATTATAATAAATGGCGTGGAGAGCACGGAGGACATCCATGCGGCCATCGATAATGTGATGGATAAGATAGAGCGTCAGATCAAGAAACAACTAGACAAGTTAAAGCGCCCAAAGACAAGAGGCTATGATTTCAAGATGCATGTCCTCTATTCTGAAGAAGGCGACAAGGAAAAGAGGCCCAAGATCATCAAGTCTAAAAATTACTCCGCTAAACCCATGTCCATGGAGGAGGCCATCGAACAGCTCAAGGCCCTGGAGAATGATTTTATCATCTTTACCAATGACCAGACAGAGACCATCAACGTAATCTACCGTCGAAAAGACGGCAATTACGGCCTCATAGAACCAGAATAG
- a CDS encoding PTS sugar transporter subunit IIA, with amino-acid sequence MKIIDILDKNSIIEELASRDKKGILEDLVSVLVENGRLKDKEKTLQVLLERERLGSTGIGDGIAIPHGKLKGIKGIICSFGRSREGLDFQSLDEKPTHLFFLLLAPEDSAGEHLKALARLSRLLKDTRFRERLMEANSKEEIYRIITEEDENY; translated from the coding sequence ATGAAAATAATAGACATATTGGATAAAAATTCCATCATAGAGGAGCTCGCCTCCCGGGACAAGAAGGGGATCTTGGAGGATCTGGTCTCCGTCTTGGTCGAGAACGGTAGGTTGAAGGACAAGGAGAAGACCTTGCAGGTCCTTTTAGAACGAGAGAGACTGGGGAGTACTGGCATCGGGGACGGGATCGCCATCCCCCATGGAAAGTTGAAAGGGATAAAAGGAATCATCTGTTCCTTTGGCCGCAGCAGAGAGGGCCTCGACTTCCAGTCCCTCGATGAAAAACCAACACATCTCTTCTTCTTGTTGCTTGCCCCTGAGGACTCCGCCGGCGAGCACCTGAAGGCCTTGGCCAGACTATCTCGGCTCTTAAAGGATACCCGGTTCAGGGAGAGGTTGATGGAGGCCAACTCCAAGGAAGAGATCTACCGCATCATCACTGAAGAGGACGAGAACTATTAG
- the rapZ gene encoding RNase adapter RapZ, translating into MQITIISGLSGSGKSTAMRALEDNGFYCIDNMPATLIPTFVELCQHSTRGLSRVAIVVDIRGREFLENLQRVVKGLREVGHQVKMLFLESTDDVLVRRYSETRRRHPLEKERGISLPEAVTEERGEIAFLREIADEVIDTSVLNVHQLRDLIMERLLAPTAKRMKVTFLSFGYSYGIPTEADIVMDVRFLPNPFFVTELRGFTGEDKRVKDYVLEKEETNDFLHRFSKMIKYLIPIYEKEGKSYLTIAIGCTGGKHRSVVITERLAEILGQRGKEITVRHRDIKRG; encoded by the coding sequence CTGCAAATAACGATCATCAGTGGCCTTTCGGGATCGGGAAAGTCTACGGCGATGAGGGCCTTGGAGGATAACGGGTTTTACTGCATAGATAACATGCCGGCCACCCTTATCCCCACCTTCGTAGAATTATGCCAACACTCCACCAGGGGGCTATCGAGGGTGGCCATTGTAGTGGATATAAGGGGAAGAGAGTTTCTGGAGAACCTCCAAAGGGTCGTCAAAGGTCTCAGGGAAGTAGGACATCAGGTAAAGATGCTTTTTCTCGAGTCAACTGACGATGTCCTTGTCAGACGTTACAGTGAGACCAGGCGTAGACATCCATTGGAAAAGGAGAGGGGTATATCCCTGCCCGAGGCAGTGACGGAGGAACGGGGAGAGATCGCCTTTCTCAGGGAGATCGCCGATGAGGTAATCGACACCTCAGTCCTAAACGTTCATCAACTCCGGGATCTCATCATGGAGCGTCTCCTGGCCCCGACGGCCAAGAGAATGAAGGTAACCTTCCTGTCCTTCGGCTACAGTTATGGGATACCCACAGAGGCCGATATCGTGATGGACGTCCGCTTCCTCCCCAACCCCTTTTTCGTAACAGAACTACGGGGGTTCACCGGCGAGGATAAAAGGGTAAAGGACTATGTCCTGGAGAAGGAAGAGACCAATGATTTTCTCCACAGGTTCAGTAAGATGATCAAGTATCTAATCCCCATTTATGAAAAGGAGGGGAAGTCTTATCTGACCATCGCCATAGGTTGTACAGGGGGGAAACACCGCTCAGTGGTGATCACCGAGCGCTTGGCCGAGATCCTCGGCCAAAGGGGGAAGGAGATCACGGTCAGACACCGGGATATAAAGAGGGGGTAA